From the genome of Eucalyptus grandis isolate ANBG69807.140 chromosome 2, ASM1654582v1, whole genome shotgun sequence, one region includes:
- the LOC104430113 gene encoding uncharacterized protein LOC104430113: MDSDEEKLGYLWFLGICEESFKIIVSWKKIFTQITLAFILPLSIIFFVQFQVSENPKARIQFEKYRLHHRGDNERMDEYLSSQRIEFWLIKIAYLVFLLVLSLLSTSAVTYTVACNYTGKSITFKNIMSMVPKLWKPLTITFIWSFLFHLAYSLCMLGTFFLSIVWQLASVVSVLEEENYGIKAMVKSVSLIEGKRQVTSFIFLLLVLFYYGIMIVYQLFVVYLWNLGIVVGIGTLCLVLQMLLFLSSLVIQTVIYFVCKSYHCENIDMLALANHLEALLSLNLRGKPPTMSS; this comes from the exons ATGGATAGTGACGAAGAGAAGCTTGGATATCTCTGGTTCCTTGGCATCTGCGAGGAGTCGTTCAAGATCATTGTCTCATGGAAGAAAATCTTCACTCAAATCACACTAGCTTTTatcctccctctctccatcatcttcttcgttcAATTCCAAGTTTCTGAGAACCCGAAAGCAAgaattcaatttgaaaaatacaGACTTCATCACAGGGGAGACAATGAACGCATGGATGAATATCTATCATCCCAGCGAATAGAATTTTGGCTTATCAAAATAGCGTACTTAGTCTTCCTCCTGGTGCTTTCCCTTCTATCTACTTCTGCAGTCACATACACTGTGGCCTGCAATTACACGGGAAAGTCCATCACCTTCAAAAATATCATGTCCATGGTCCCGAAGTTGTGGAAGCCACTCACCATCACGTTCATATGGAGTTTCTTGTTCCACTTGGCCTACAGCTTATGCATGCTGGGGACTTTCTTT CTGAGCATTGTCTGGCAGCTGGCAAGCGTGGTCTCTGTCCTGGAGGAGGAGAACTATGGGATCAAGGCAATGGTCAAGAGCGTAAGTCTTATTGAGGGCAAGCGACAAGTCACAAGCTTCATCTTCCTGCTGCTGGTCTTGTTCTATTATGGGATCATGATAGTGTACCAGTTGTTTGTGGTGTATTTATGGAACTTAGGAATCGTGGTAGGCATCGGCACCCTCTGCCTCGTCCTGCAAATGCTCCTGTTCCTGTCCAGCCTTGTGATCCAAACAGTGATCTACTTCGTCTGCAAGTCATATCACTGCGAGAACATTGACATGCTGGCCTTGGCCAACCATCTGGAAGCTTTACTTAGTCTGAACCTCAGAGGGAAGCCACCAACGATGTCCAGCTAG
- the LOC104430114 gene encoding uncharacterized protein LOC104430114 → MLVILLILYVVVFVYLTVIWQLASVISVLEDVYGRKAMVKSRRLIKGKMGMSVGCFLGVLLLSALVEALFECLVVLDLVQGIGIRIAVGLICLLLLQMMVLFDLVVQTVIYFVCKSYHHENIDKSSLSEHLEVYLGDYVPLKANSVQLEQLHV, encoded by the coding sequence ATGTTGGTGATTCTCCTGATCTTGTACGTTGTTGTGTTTGTTTATCTCACCGTGATTTGGCAATTGGCGAGTGTGATCTCGGTTCTTGAAGATGTGTATGGAAGGAAGGCGATGGTGAAGAGCAGGAGGCTGATAAAGGGCAAGATGGGTATGTCGGTTGGGTGTTTTCTTGGTGTCCTGCTGTTGTCTGCCCTGGTTGAGGCACTGTTTGAGTGCCTTGTGGTCTTGGACTTGGTTCAAGGGATTGGAATCAGGATTGCGGTTGGACTGATCTGCTTGTTGTTGCTGCAAATGATGGTCCTTTTTGATTTGGTAGTCCAGACAGTGATCTACTTTGTCTGCAAGTCTTACCACCACGAGAACATTGATAAGTCCTCTCTGTCTGAGCATCTCGAGGTCTATCTCGGAGACTACGTCCCTCTAAAGGCAAATTCTGTCCAGCTTGAGCAACTTCATGTCTGA